Genomic window (Opitutus sp. ER46):
GATGTCGTGCGAGGACACGAACACTGTCCACTCACCCTGCGTCGACACCTCGAGCACGCCGCGGATGAACTCGTCCCGCACCAACGGGTCCAGCCCGCTGAAGGGCTCGTCCAACACCAGCAGCTTCGGCCGGTACGCCAGCGAGGACAGCAGCGCCGCCTTCATCAGCATCCCGCGCGAGAGGTGCTTCAACTTCCGCTCCTCCGGCAACGCGAACTGCGCCAGCAACGCCTTCTCCAGGTCCCGGTCCCAGGTCGGATAAAACGGCCGGCAGTAGTCCAGGAGCTGCCGCACCGTCATCCAGAGTGGCAGTTCCTGGTTTTCGGAGACGTAACCGATCTGCGCCTTCTCCCGCTCGCCGAGCCGGCGGGAATCCACGCCCAGCACCGTCGCCGAGCCGTGCGTGGGACGCAGCAAATCGAGCATCAGCTTGATCGTCGTGGTCTTCCCCGCGCCATTCGGTCCCAGCAGCGCGAATACGCTGCCCGCCGGCACCTCCAGGTCCAGC
Coding sequences:
- a CDS encoding ABC transporter ATP-binding protein — protein: MNIIETHGLTRRFGRTEAVHGLDLEVPAGSVFALLGPNGAGKTTTIKLMLDLLRPTHGSATVLGVDSRRLGEREKAQIGYVSENQELPLWMTVRQLLDYCRPFYPTWDRDLEKALLAQFALPEERKLKHLSRGMLMKAALLSSLAYRPKLLVLDEPFSGLDPLVRDEFIRGVLEVSTQGEWTVFVSSHDIDEVERLADRVAMIEAGRLRLAETTEALQQRFRQVEVSLDDGTADLANVPATWLEVERSGSLVRFVASDYERAATEQACRERFPRASVVAKPMTLREIFLVLARAGRAAAGQEVGR